A stretch of DNA from Bombus huntii isolate Logan2020A chromosome 15, iyBomHunt1.1, whole genome shotgun sequence:
AGAAACTTAGTTAATCAAAGTAGAAGACTgtgtaagaaaattaattaacaacaaTTCAAAGGTGACCCAAGACTAAGGAAAATTTCAATCTCTTgataaagaatatattataaaataaactatcaagaattcaatattaataactCCCAGCGCAACATTACAAAATAAGCTGGACTGAACGCGTTAAAAAATCCAAGTCaatattgaattatatttacCGAATATATTAACTTTCTAATCTTTCCAATTCAACCAATTCCTCGACAGATTCACACGTTTAGGCGAGAAGGTGACGCAAGTGCCAAGGCCAAGCCTAAGCAGTTACCTAAGACGTTCGAAGGTGCCACCGAGCGCGACTCTTCAGCAACTCGCCAACCTGTACGACTCGTTGAGCAAGGATGCCAGGAAGCAGGGATTCGGGAAATACACAGGTTTCTCTGACGACGTTCTCAATACTCTACAAAGTTCCGCGGAGGGTGGTATCGGACCACAACTGAAGAAGATTCTGTCGAAGCTGCTGGAACGAAACGAGTTGACGAGAGAAGACGCAAGAATGAGAACATCGTTGGCTGTTCGAGATCTCGACAACCCTTCCAGCATGCTGAACAAAGACCTAAGACCCTTGTTACCCTTGCGTTATTCCCCATAATGCTCGACATTAACGTTACATGACATTATGACATGTGTCGATAAATGATTAATCGACGGCGAATTTTTACGCAATTACGGGAAACTTAAAGGTGTAAAGATATACAAAATGCATGCATAATACGTAAAAATGCACGAAACTCGCGTAAGATTTATATGAAATGGTGagtttaatatgaaatatcgaaaatagaATAGATGTTAGTGGTTATAATTAGACTGCGGGTTTTTATGCGTTTGTGGGATATTTGAAATGCAAAAAATTGCACAGAATGCATCCGTTATGAGGAAACATATAAAATGTCCAAGGTACACAATAACGCTTTCCATAATTACTTAACGGGGGTAAAAGCGATTTTCTACCGAGGTTCTACGTTTTTAATTACGCtttcaaaaatatgaatttccgTAGTTGTAGTCTAGTTTTAATTAGATCGCGGATTTTCGTGCATTTGTGAActaaaatggaaattaaaaaggaaattcaaacCGATGGAAACACACAAACTGCGTGAGATTAAACgtagaatgaaaaatattaaatacgatTTATGGGAATTTCAAGGATCCGAAAACGCACagaatgtacataatatacaaaaatatacaacatatacaaaataaagtactcgttataatatatttgatgCAAGTATTAAAACAAATCTCCCTTTTAGATCCCATTTTcttgataatatttatgaagatACTATTTTCGAGTGCAACTAACGTAAGTACATCAAAGTATCAAATTTTCAAGAGGGCAGTGTACGTTTGTAAGCTAAAAAGGATGCAAAACCGCAAGAATCCGTAGGATGACTCAATAATTCCGAATACAATGAAGTTGATTCACGTCCGATTTTTTGGTAAAGCGTTGTTAAGACGTTGACTCATACGTATCAACTAACGTAACACATACGTACCTATAATctacataatatatacatattaagtACCCAAATCAAAGCTCGATACAATCCATCAAACGAAGATCAAATCCACATCTATACGTCATGGAACAAATTATTTCTAAACAGTAtacacattatatatatatatatagcatgTACTTCTACCAAAGATCTATTATTACCTAGTACTTATCTACATCTACATGTTACCTAGTACTCATCTACATGTGTACCTACCTGAACAACCATAGAATCATGTTTTACTATCCGCTTTCGAATACTACCAAATCAAACCGATCAATACTAAACTGAGATCTTCGCCTGAACGCCAGAGGACTAATTAATGCCAATAACATTCATGTGCAACTTCTACCAACCACCTATTATATCCACCTAAACATCATGGAATCGTGTTTCGTTATCGATCTTTCAGTACTACCAAATCATACTGAtcaatattaaattcaaattcacACCTACATACGTATGCGATGAACGTGGATTATTTTCAGATGCTCctctgaaaattataatattcttatttctcggaaaaatatatgtagaaGTTCGTTTCGTCTAAAGAGCAAAGGTTGCTGCAAAATTTTAAGCGGCAGTATTTATTCTGATTAATTAGGTTCAAGTATATACATTTACTACATACGGGTATATACATTACACTACTATGTATGAAAATAGAAAGCAAAtccgataaaaaaaaaaaaagaaaaaagaaaacgctTCGTTGGAAAATAAGGGTTCgtgccagtaccttttatagCCACTGTATATATACCTGACCTAGTATCTATATGTACTTTTACCTAACCAATATAGCGTCGTATTCTACGATCCATCTATCGACACCATCGAACCCATACCACAGATCCCATGAATTTTTTTGATCCACCTTGACCCGCGGCACGATATTGTTTATTGGTTGAACAATATGAGTTGGCAGAGTCCACGGAGCAGCATTACGTGTGTCGAATAGCGATTTCCATTAGGCAACACCGTGTCAATGGTTTGTCCAGCAGGCAGAGGCGCGGACAGAAAACAATAGCCTCGCTGCTGTGATCGAATTAGACGCGACGAGATGCTACGCCGCTGCATTGCACGCCAGTATAAATGGATTTTGAAATCAATGAGTCCTTCAGTTGTTGCCTTACTTTCGACCAAAGGAATCATCGAAAGGGAACACTTGACCCGGCTTAAGACGATATGAAGACTCTACTTCTTggatttttccttctttctgtaagtaaaattcacatttttatgaatataattaaaacaatgGAACCTAGATAAAAAATTGGTTTatccattaaatattatagagATTACTATACCCTggatattttctacatttttcttaattattcgCACCCTGTGTGTTTCTGCATTTTCAAACTTTCCACAAATGCATCAAAATACACAGTCTAGTAATTAgcttttttcttcccttttctttctttttttttttttttttaatatttcctttggaaatcgTAGTCTGTCTTGAAAACATTCGACAATTTTATACAGCTTAATTGCATTAGTAACATGTAGATATTTTCCTGGGATTCCATACCTTCTCTCATTGTTACATTCTTAGATCATTCGAGTATTAATAATTAGTAGATTACTagtatttatgcatttatgacaGGTGTAAGTGTGCAAAGATGCATACAAATACGAAATGCAAAGTACAGTTAGAAAATGAAACTTGCGTAAAAGAACGCTACTCTTTCATTATAGTTAttggatttaattaaatgtgaCATTCAAAGGGTGGAATATTATAAAGCGAGAAGTTCGATTTTCTATGGATTTTTTTGGAGGAATTTGTGCAAGTTTTGATTCATTGAACAGAATGATAGTTGTAGCTTTGATTTCGACAAGGGATTAATTTCCGAACGTTCGATTAAAGTAATAAAAGTAGCGGAAGAAGTtcaaagagaagaagaaaaggaatcTGAGAGGCAAACTGTTTGCAACATTCGCAATCTTCCTGTCGTTTAATCGCGAAACTTCCCTGCTTCCGTCACAACGAACATCTGCGTTCTTATTTTAAAAGTCTGAGTAATCGTGGCAAATTTTATTGAGCaaagattttaaaaaattgttaggtCCTTCGAATAATCCTTTCAAAAAATGTCTCCACCTGATAATTTTCGAGAGTTAtctaatttttcaacaaaattttttaaaaaagttcTTCCAGGTGAGAAATTCCAATGATTTAATTACATCTCAAATAAGTATTAGGTTGTGCCAAAAGTTTCCTTCGTTTTATACGGAAATGATAGATGCACACATAGATGGTTTTTtgctttatattatttcattgaattatGCATGATCCATTTTGTAGTGATAGAACAAAAAAATCAACAAGAAACACTCAGCAACGTAGTTTCCCAAAAATCAAACGCATTTTACGTGCATCTCTCCCTCTTTTTTTTACACGAGAGATCATCGGCGTTTCAATtaaacaccctgtatacaaTATGGCCGACAGAAATGGATACATAACCTTGAAGTAACCATAAAGTAAAAAAGTAAAGTCATCGCACATTCTTGTCAAATTTCATGAAACTCGCGTGAAACTAGTGTTTGATAATTACGTCGCATTTAGTATCCGGCTTTCTCTTCAATCTCCTTTGAGATAATCGAACGTGATGCTGCTCGATCTTTGGTACGTACAAGATGTTTCAAAATGGAGATGaaagtatgtatataattgtACATCGACTTTTATCtatctgatatattttattttaattgggATAAAAAAACAGAATATTCGTACAAATATATTACCACGATGTATAGGGCGTTTCAAAATCCCGACTctactatattttattctactCCTGATAAAAGTCATAaagaaagtaaattattagaattttcTAAAAGTATATGGTATGATATATAGGACGTTTCCAAATCtcgattttacatttttcaccTCAGTAAACTCTTGTACGACAGCTTCCCCGTATGAGATCAGAGCCGGACGGGCATCTGTTGGGTACTACAATTAATTGCCTGTTAGTCAATTCAAAATCATCTTCTTCCATCGTCGTAGTACTCATCTCTGTAGTCGTGTATGTCATTAAATCGAACACAGTGTTGTATATTTTGGCCTGTCCTACTTTAACGCTTTGCTTCATTCTCTCCAAGAGGAAGGGTAACTCTGTTGTCGTCTCTCCCTGAGAGAGATGCATCAGTGCAACGAGCATGAAGACAGCAAGGAAAAAGCGAGAAAATCGCAACATCTTTCTTGTGGTATCTTCTTAGACCTTGAAGTGGAAGTAAATTAAcatgaaaaaaagaagaaaagtaaGATGAAAACACTACGGTATTATTTCCACGgtgtttttatttatgtaacaACCTGTATAATAAGGAGGATCTTAAAGCTTGCTTTACCTTCTCAATTAGGAATCTTCCTTTAGTATGGAGCGTAATTGACTGTCTTTAATGTACAAATTGCCGACCGCTTTTAGTGAAATAACCTGTACACAAGATTTTTGCAATTGATAAGTCGTCTTTtttagaaaagaataaaaaatcttCTTCTATATTAAAAAGCTCGTTAATTTAGACCTGacttaattttaaaaaaaataacttACCTTGAAATGTGTCTGTTCAATTTCTGTATACTGAACtcagtttcaaattttatgttCACCTCCTCTGAAACAGCCTCTACTGCAACATTAATGCAACGTTGCATAGAATGGAAACATCATATCAGTGAGAAACATCAGTGATCATAACAATCCATAATTATCGTTATTTAACCATTACTAGTTACCTAACAGTCTACAATCATAGATTATTTCCGGTAGATTAACGCGATACGTGCATTTTTACGTTCTCCGAAATGCATGTTAGTGAAAGACAAAcgaatttattattcgatCCGATACAATTACACTTCGGGAATTAtatctatttctatttattgTATGCACTGTATGtgtctttaaatttttcatgagagcataaaaatctacaaattatacatatatacataaaatatataaaatccCAATGTCTCCCCATTTTTTAGAAAACCAACCGACTGATATTACATCGTCCAGAAAATTCGTAGCGAAATttaagaagaaacgaaaaatagtCCATTTCCGTagaatctttttctttaaaaaactTAATTTTCTCTTGCCTTGAAATTACATCTTTGGAACGTGTATCAGCAGCAATTTATGCCGAATAAATGCAACGAATTTTCCAATCAACTCAATAAGAATCAcactatttaaataaaaaatttaagatTCAAGGTCCGCACCTTATGAAATGGTCTATCGCGTCAAACCAGATCCACGACTCGATCAACACTATTGGTGAATTCCAGATGGTATAAAAAAAACTGCGTTGCTGGACAATTATTCGACGATTTATTGGCAGAAAGCGTTTATCTGCCTAACACGTCGACGATAAACACAACAACTGTCCGCTACGACACCCGCGAGACTATAGGATTCACACCTCCTAACTCTTCAGCGTGTGAACTGAAATAAAACAAAGCTTAACAACACATAATACAGCGTTCACGAGCTGTGTAAACCGTGTAAAAGCTACGGTCACTCTGAGAGATTACGATTCAAGAACGATGATTAAAAGATGGTAACCAGTCTCCCAGTTCGTCGAGACGATTCTGATTGGGTCAAGAGTGCACTGCGTTATCTGCAAATGTAAACTTGtatcgtaataaattattttgttagaTACGTTTCTGTCCTCGTTTCTCAATCGTACAACGCTTATCGATCACGAATTCTATTTCCTTTTCGTCTCCTGCTTTTTCTCACGTATcagtttatttattcataCATTGGCTCACGAAATTGCATTGAAAATACGTACACTTACCATATACAAATAGAAAATGTGTGCGAgatgcaaaaatatgtaaaatatccaaagttaTAGTATATTATCCATCGTGATATTTAGTACGTAGAATAAATATCTGCTTAGGTTTCATCTTTCCAGATAAGAGATACATTTATATCTCGTATGTTTTAAAATTAGAAACTCAGTGGCGAAATTTCTGAGTTATGATACAAAGTTTGCGATTGCAGTTGAGGATGATAAGACACGTAAATCTGGTCAAAAAAATTGCTTTATAATTTTCCATCATCCGCTCTGTATGAAGGCTCGATAAGTATTAGATTGTCGCGGCGAAGAAacgttaaatttaattatgaatGATCCATTTTGTAGTAATAGAACAATAATGGAACAAAATGTATcatgcataattcaataaagtaatataaaacgaaaaatgttgcgcatctattatttccttataaaacgaaagaaacttctgGGACAAGCTAATACTTCAGAAACGTTAACTCTTTGTAGCAAAATTAATGTATCAGTTCTCCAAAAATAAATTAGTCAAGCTAGAAAAATACTTTAATCTTCtacagaagaaagaaagagaatttaaaagaaaaacattAATCTCTTCGccaatattaatttatcaagGTTTCTGTaagaataaaagtaaaaatctGTATTTCAGCTCTCCACGTTGAGAGTGCAATCGAAGCCACAAATCACGAGACTGTTCCCGATCCCAGAAGAAACGAGCACTCCGAGGCAAGAAACTAACACCGAGGCAAAACCACTGGATAAGTTGCTCGGGAAATTGCGAGCCACGTACAACTTCGTGTTTCGAAAGCCAGAGAACACGAGTAACGTGGAGAAAATTTTGGCCAAGGATACACCGAATCCAGACGTCGAAGCGCTTAAATTAATCTGGTCCAATCGAATGCAAGAGAACTCGAAGGACAAAGAAGATTCAGGAAAGAAGTCTGAATTAAAAGTCACGTATTTAGGATCATCAAACGATGATTGGGTAAACGATATTCGACCTTTGGAAGACTTAGAACCATTGGAACCATTGGAACTGCAGGATGAAGTGGAAAATGACAGAGACCGAGAAGTGGAGATCGTCACACCGAGAACTGCTTTCCAGTTTCCGGTGACGCTCAGTCGTCATCTTGTTGATTGGCTTGGATCACTTTTAGGAATCACCTACGGTGTCTATTCTAAATTGGCTAGagctatttataccaataataCGATacgtgttaattaattataattaacgatGGCTTATTAATTATAAGGAACATGTATTATACCGCTTGGATGGACTTTCATTTGTATTAAAAGATTATTGAGAAGTAAAAGGAGATGTAGATGATTATCCCAGGAGCTGAAATAATATGCAGACACAgtagaatttcatttatctgAATCTattgagaaaagaaatttgGGTCATTGTCACTTTTCAAAGTAAATAGATTCAATTCTAAACCTTCTGTCTTGTGATTGTTATTTAGTAGCTATTCAAGCAAGAATTGACTAttggaatattatatataatttaaaatattgtcaatttattgtatataatgtaaaacatGTTAAAGTACAttgtatatagtatacaatttattatatataatataaaattattatacatatataatttattcttacATTAATCTTTAACttaaagaattgaaattaGATTAAACTAAACTTCAATCCCTGCCGAATAGGAATTGAATTacttgatataaaaatatcattccaatAAATGAAAAGTTcagataaatgaaattctatCGCAGATAATACAAGTAAACATTTTCTTTACacttattttattcaaaaatatctCGGTCtgaaaaatacatgtgttactttttcttcattcatcttctttcttttttcatttctttcttttttttatttttttttttttttttagcaatCATCGTATTACTATACATAACAATAGATCGAAGAGTAACACCTTGCTGCAAACGCGTAtctattttaaaatacttCTTTATTGTATCATCTTACGTGCGATGTCCACGAAAAATGGCCACAAACGTGGACATCGAAAACTTACGTACTATTTCATTAActttaatggaaaaattagcgcTGTTTTCGTAACCCAGGACAGTGAGTTGTATTGATAGATTTTGGACAGCGCATTATTCCtcttttttaacgaattatattatttatcactGTATCGTAAGTAAAAATGCATCAGAATTTAGGAGAATATTTGACTATTTACTATCCAGGGCTAAGTAAAACAGGAAGTTGAAAGAAGTTCAGGAGGAAGATACAAAATACTGCTATTCTCACGAACTCTGCTATTCTCTCTTTGGTTCTATTACAACGGAGTATTAGTCTTATGTTTAGCGCCATCCGCAGTTACTCACTCTAATCTCATGTGTACCTAGCAGACATTTCAAAGATGTTAGtcataattaaattgtaatcACATATTCCAAAACCTACAGCATgtggaaatatttgaaagcATGTTCCACCATAGATAGTTTAGTAAATTGTCAAAAAACTAGTAAATgtcacaaaaaaaaaactagatcaaaatgtatttgaaatttatctaacaaataatgaaaaagataTAGCATTTATAgttaaactattttattatattattaaaagacTGTCCCATtataaaagttttctttttgtcgAAGTTGAAAGACGAATTAAAATTGGTTTCGTAAAACTTCATTCGCTTTAATTTTTCGACAATTTACCGCTTCcattcaaaaattattcttgAGCAATTTTTTATCATATCCTTTTTATTACATAGTTAAAagataatcgaataaatataaaagatctAGCGTGCAACAAacacgtttttttttttttggaaatttgttCTGTATGAAATGAATGTGGTTAAACTCTTTCATGGATAATGGTGTGAGTTTCAGTAAAAATGAGTCGCGAGTGAGTCAAAATTAATGAGAACTTCTCCGaatctaaaataaaaacataagAAAAAGTCTATCAAACATTGTTACTTAAACAATAATATATTGCTTTCATTCGAGAGCACTAATCAAGGGATATATATTCTTTGGtacaagaaaacaaaaaatctTGAAACATTGAGCAAAGTAATCTTCCTTTCCTCTAAATCACTTCTTAAACTTTTGTAAAAAGTGATACATAATTGCAACATATAAGCTACGttactaaaaaaaattcctagaagataaaattatattctttaaattaaaagtaaaaatactttcaattaaaaattcctATTGCTTTTGCCTTAAAAAAATCCATCtgtaaaaggaaagaataaaaaataatcatatggtaaagatattttttactGAAAGGtaggtaaatatttatatgtataaaaaatatctgtTTGTACAATTCGTGTATGAGAAAgtagagagaaaaataaaaggtgAATTATAGTGATGATGAatgtttatgtaaaatatatatgcatatgtatatatatatatatatacatatacttgtTAAAGATGAACACGGACGAATCAGAGATCAAACAACATATGTACCTACTGAGTCTTCTTCAGgtaaaatttgtatagcaCTTATATACACAATTATTCTACAAActtttataactatatttATTGGCAGTATGTTATTTCCTGCTATTGATACTCGCTTCGAAATTAACCTAACGACAGATTGGCAATTTCGATGCTACTGATTGATAATTATCGTTTAAACGTACTTCATTCTAGGTCATAAACATATACACGAAACTCGActtcattaaaagaaaaaactaaaaagagATTTTCTATTGCAAGTcacaataaaaaattgaagttCAGTGACCTACGTTCAGCTTTCATGTGTGATCGTAGACTAGAATCAGTAAACAAACTATTTGCTTTAAAACTAATTTAAATAAGACTGTTAGTGTGCTCTTACATAGGTTGctcatttctttttaaattaacgtcgtatttttttttatctaatttGTTTAAACTTATCATTAGACTCATTCAGGCTTTATGGTAGACTATTGTTAAGTGTTACTATTTCATGCAAATAGCGGAACTTATTTATGGTTCATAATGTGTCCACTAAAAGTGGAAACATAAGGTACTGTTCATAAGAGTAAAAAAAATGAATGAACGTCTCAAGTTCATCCAGTTATCTAATCTAGTTACAGTTCAATGACCCGATCACCGccaatttttatgaaaatttacaatcTACCACTGATGAATATTCATTTAGTAATTGCACCTCTGTTTCGTAGTGCTACCTTCTCAAAAGATTTTACAATTCAAATTCTAGAATACGTTTTCAATTCCTAACATATGTCTAAccaattttctattttgtgCTAACTCCGACGCTCCCACGTGAACAGCCTTTATTGCTTTGGATTTAGACGAGCTCATTTACGACTAAGACGGCATTAAGTACCTTGTATTCTGAGGCAGAATCTCGTTCATGTTTACTGCCTGTTGCTGTAGTACGGTCGTTGCTTGCTCCTTAAAGGAGGAGAATGTGTGGATCAGATTTTGATCCTTCTGAAGATTCTGTATATATTGCAGAAAATTAGGCTCTTGCTTCATAAAGTTCCCATCTTTTAAAACAAAGTTCACTTCTTGTTTAGGCGTCGTGGAAACCTCAGTAGCTTTTTCAAAAGACTCCTTTTGCTCCACGAAGAACGAATCCTTCTTCGTTCGGTTCCTCCTAATTCCTAGGTGCGTTTGAGTGTGTTTGTTCAGATGATCCTTCCTAGAGAAGGCTTTCTGACATACTGAACACGAGAAATTCTTATCACCAGAATGAATAACGTAATGCCTCGTTAGATGTTCGTTTCTTTTAAACGCTTTGTGGCACACTGGACACTTAAATGGCCTCTCGTCTGAATGGCCACGCATGTGTTGATCGAGATGCTCCTTCCGTTTCAACATGGCGCCACATTCTTTGCATTGATACTTGCGTTCCTATAAAAAGAAGTTGACACTGGTATACTACATTTATTTTCTGATCAGAAATACTAGAATACTTTAACACATACTTGTATATGAGCTTGTATATGTTGgtcaatttctgttttatctGGAAATGCTAAATTACATTCTGGGCAACAGTAAAGTGTCGAGCCATCCAAAGCAAcactgatttttatttctcctgTTTTCGCCCGGAATTTCATCTTTTTCTCCGTTTTTGGCGAGTCAGTTTGTATTTGCTGTTCAACCTTAACAGTCTGTACTGCATTCTCAGTTTCCTGCTGATTTTCTACTGGAATATTTAGGTCATTAGGATTTATGGACACTATCAATTGATCTGAATTTATGAAGGTGTTATTTCCATTTTGTGTATTTCTAAATACTGGAACACTAGGAATGTTGAGAATATTATTCTGTGTGTGTTCCACTTTCTCCTCTTcagtcttttcttttttcacctGCTCTGTTTGGAGTTTAATCAATTGTTGCAATGTTAATGGAAGAGTAGTAGCTTGCAACTTTTGAAAATACTCTGCCATGGCACTTTGTTGCTGAAGTTGGACTTGTGAATCTTGCTGCaacattaatatttcattacatCGAATTATATAAATCTCTCAACAGACATTTTAATTGGCTAAAAGAAAAACTCTGTACCATTGTAGAtgtttgtttttcattttcagtCCTTGTATCCAACTCCTGTTTTATAACGTCCGATTGTGAGGTTGATGGCAAGTACACGTTAGGTATAATCCTTACTGGTAAGCTATTCGATTGGACACTGAGTATTGTGTTATTTTGATTGTAATTAGGAATGTTAATTGTTTGAATGCCTTGCTTCTCGCAAAGCTGCATCAAAGTATTTGGATCCGGCCATGCTAATATCGGTGCTGCATACTTGTTCGTTGAATTCACCTTTAGAGAAATACATAATTAAGTAAGAAAGCTATAAACGAAGATGAAACAATGATAAATCTTACCAATAAACTTTGTTTTGTTTGATTCAGGCCAGCAGCGGTTTGCTCTGCTTGAGTATTATCACTGCTGGTGAATTTCGATGTGGAAACCGTGCTCGATCGAGACGTTAATTCCGAAAATTGCGGGAGCGCACCGTGGATCGTGTTGTTTCCGGAGAAATCCATTTTACCGCGAATAGACTTGAAAGGTACGCGCGTTTCCAATTAAAACACGCGAACGTTTATAACCTATAGTATCTCGTCGTGAGCGACGAACCAACAATTCAATTATTACGTTTTTAGTTTCACATTTCGTACATGTGGAAACATAAACTAATATTCGGACGAGACATCGACAGAAAACACGAGACGGCTAATTAAATTAGATAATACTTGTCGAACGACGACACATTGTAACGTACGCCGCGTCCTATGCTTCGCTCCAACATGGCTGCATTAAAGCACTATCTCCAAAATTCAATCACATCTCTCGAACAGCTAAAATTAACtccaaaaaatatatttgggACATgttctttattatataatgtaAGAAGATTTTCATCCTTCAATATGTGCGATAtgtgtgaaatattaaatagttTCTACttaatttgaaagaaatgTGGAAAGAAAAAATGGTATTTATTATCATGGCAAGCCTGGTTGCGTCACTCTGTTTACAGTGGACGCTCGGTAAACTTcaattgataaaataaaaataaacaatttgtTTGTGATATCTTGAAGTCAAAACGAGAGCGTACTGTTCATAATTTTGAGAagttaaaaatgtaaagatAGATAATTAATGGTCTGGAGAAGGACTTGAACGTGACCACGAAATTCTAATCATAATACTCGATTCTTCTTAATTTGCTATTGTTTATTAATTCATCTCCGAGaatgttataaaaaaatactttaccaaatataaaatgaatcaTAAATCCTTCATAGGAAATCCTTGAATATATCGATTAAAAGATCTCCacttaattaataaataaacatgTAATCATATGGGTGAAAGCTTAAATGAGCGTATAGAAAATTTACGTAAACAAAGCAGGCATTTATTAACTCAAGTAGATAAGAGTTCTAAAAAAGTTAAAGACGCAATTAAGAAATTacattctgaaaatttgtaagtattttgcatattatattttatatgataatCCGGTTTTAACTTATATAATTTGATTTTCATAATCTGATTTTTCAATGTAGGACATTCAgagataattttaaaaatcatgTTGGCAAGGCAAATGCATCAAGTGTGTCTTATAAGAAAGACAGCAGATCATGGAAATTGAGAAATGATTCTAGTGGAGTTAGTAAAGTCTTGCGACCAGATTATTTCTGTAATAGCCCTAAACAGACACCTGCATCAATGCCTAATACATCAA
This window harbors:
- the LOC126874021 gene encoding uncharacterized protein LOC126874021 isoform X1, giving the protein MKTLLLGFFLLSLSTLRVQSKPQITRLFPIPEETSTPRQETNTEAKPLDKLLGKLRATYNFVFRKPENTSNVEKILAKDTPNPDVEALKLIWSNRMQENSKDKEDSGKKSELKVTYLGSSNDDWVNDIRPLEDLEPLEPLELQDEVENDRDREVEIVTPRTAFQFPVTLSRHLVDWLGSLLGITYGVYSKLARAIYTNNTIRVN
- the LOC126874021 gene encoding uncharacterized protein LOC126874021 isoform X2; this translates as MKKRRKLSTLRVQSKPQITRLFPIPEETSTPRQETNTEAKPLDKLLGKLRATYNFVFRKPENTSNVEKILAKDTPNPDVEALKLIWSNRMQENSKDKEDSGKKSELKVTYLGSSNDDWVNDIRPLEDLEPLEPLELQDEVENDRDREVEIVTPRTAFQFPVTLSRHLVDWLGSLLGITYGVYSKLARAIYTNNTIRVN
- the LOC126874019 gene encoding zinc finger protein with KRAB and SCAN domains 5-like isoform X2 gives rise to the protein MDFSGNNTIHGALPQFSELTSRSSTVSTSKFTSSDNTQAEQTAAGLNQTKQSLLVNSTNKYAAPILAWPDPNTLMQLCEKQGIQTINIPNYNQNNTILSVQSNSLPVRIIPNVYLPSTSQSDVIKQELDTRTENEKQTSTMQDSQVQLQQQSAMAEYFQKLQATTLPLTLQQLIKLQTEQVKKEKTEEEKVEHTQNNILNIPSVPVFRNTQNGNNTFINSDQLIVSINPNDLNIPVENQQETENAVQTVKVEQQIQTDSPKTEKKMKFRAKTGEIKISVALDGSTLYCCPECNLAFPDKTEIDQHIQAHIQERKYQCKECGAMLKRKEHLDQHMRGHSDERPFKCPVCHKAFKRNEHLTRHYVIHSGDKNFSCSVCQKAFSRKDHLNKHTQTHLGIRRNRTKKDSFFVEQKESFEKATEVSTTPKQENLQKDQNLIHTFSSFKEQATTVLQQQAVNMNEILPQNTRYLMPS
- the LOC126874019 gene encoding zinc finger protein with KRAB and SCAN domains 5-like isoform X1, coding for MDFSGNNTIHGALPQFSELTSRSSTVSTSKFTSSDNTQAEQTAAGLNQTKQSLLVNSTNKYAAPILAWPDPNTLMQLCEKQGIQTINIPNYNQNNTILSVQSNSLPVRIIPNVYLPSTSQSDVIKQELDTRTENEKQTSTMQDSQVQLQQQSAMAEYFQKLQATTLPLTLQQLIKLQTEQVKKEKTEEEKVEHTQNNILNIPSVPVFRNTQNGNNTFINSDQLIVSINPNDLNIPVENQQETENAVQTVKVEQQIQTDSPKTEKKMKFRAKTGEIKISVALDGSTLYCCPECNLAFPDKTEIDQHIQAHIQERKYQCKECGAMLKRKEHLDQHMRGHSDERPFKCPVCHKAFKRNEHLTRHYVIHSGDKNFSCSVCQKAFSRKDHLNKHTQTHLGIRRNRTKKDSFFVEQKESFEKATEVSTTPKQEVNFVLKDGNFMKQEPNFLQYIQNLQKDQNLIHTFSSFKEQATTVLQQQAVNMNEILPQNTRYLMPS